In Diachasmimorpha longicaudata isolate KC_UGA_2023 chromosome 4, iyDiaLong2, whole genome shotgun sequence, a single genomic region encodes these proteins:
- the LOC135161106 gene encoding coiled-coil domain-containing protein 43 has product MADTSDTFSSWLTDKLKSLNTDEIVYGNYIRAILDGNETEDEKSEALEGVISGITEDNISEHVASILVAYTKLFPKEKEAEASEPAEDVDVRLARMMESQSLPTTTQRSYTAEELRIREAILSQYSQMSDGEEEEGDGDEDGVASKPECGIERNTNAANILQQQREMREKAKLDSQKKKEKDKEDREKQKQMKEEKKEKRKTTKGERRR; this is encoded by the exons ATGGCGGATACGAGTGACACATTCAGTTCCTGGTTAACCGATAAATTAAAATCACTTAATACCGATGAAATCGTTTACGGAAATTATATAAGAGCTATACTAGACGGTAATGAAACGGAGGATGAAAAATCAGAGGCACTCGAGGGTGTTATTTCGGGGATAACG GAGGACAACATCAGTGAGCATGTGGCGAGCATACTTGTTGCCTACACGAAGCTGTTCCCAAAGGAGAAGGAGGCTGAGGCATCTGAGCCTGCTGAGGACGTCGATGTTAGGTTGGCCAGGATGATGGAGTCACAGAGTCTGCCTACGACGACTCAGCGAAGTTACACGGCTGAGGAATTGAGAATTCGAGAGGCCATTCTGTCTCAGTATTCACAGATGTCTGATGGCGAAGAGGAGGAGGGCGATGGGGATGAGGATGGGGTGGCTTCCAAGCCTGAATGTGGAATTGAGAGGAACACCAATGCTGCTAATATTCTTCAACAGCAACGGGAGATGAGGGAAAAAGCTAAACTCGATAGCCagaagaagaaggaaaaagaTAAAGAAGATCG GGAGAAGcaaaaacaaatgaaggaggaGAAGAAAGAGAAGCGTAAGACAACAAAGGGTGAGCGTCGAAGGTAG
- the LOC135161102 gene encoding uncharacterized protein LOC135161102 isoform X1 — MFDDEIVVIDDGNEHRQADGNFQWPIANLGCKVQSKWKQKLPTCTNIEHHKISTETRCNRSSCFQNDLRSLCLRAEGISEDDKCICTRLWPTTRKSDTSVTMEDIELESLVNPNDLDHGVIEDDVIESSSNWGTSFSHCSGDDSAGERSAFCYTPERLVRAREYRILTPSPKYFFDSWADTGMMVSTFRETRSKMPKFRRKLESLIDSTKMEYSIPGASQLEALLDSTAPEVRVPLSIRRSRRHRNYQINKTFQEVSPSKELLEIANQESPIRCETPEPASSNSSTCGCLCNSWEDREKSSRSVDDTSGIQSNTWSESGSGFGTPVCLSIDLGTGSRVSQCQSQSRMINQVVTLLEGLRPTSLHPPQVNDLIQDRFGQSSSSHDYLTRLALSIEDESDPKHPRTTEEELNELRDRVHQLQENSRCMYRDLGLLRMDFQCEERKLDNLQNETSRFHRDMDELRYLDDLLNLLRGELARISRRNWPFILGHDDYDTEEINLVV; from the exons ATGTTTGACGACGAGATAGTGGTAATCGATGACGGCAACGAGCACAGACAAGCTGATGGGAATTTTCAATGGCCCATTGCTAATCTCGGGTGCAAAGTTCAGAGCAAATGGAAGCAAAAACTCCCGACGTGCACAAATATAGAGCATCATAAAATATCCACTGAAACTCGGTGTAATCGTAGTTCTTGTTTTCAAAATGACCTGAGAAGTTTGTGCCTGAGAGCTGAAGGAATAAGTGAAGACGATAAGTGCATTTGTACGAGGCTTTGGCCGACTACGAGGAAGTCTGATACATCGGTTACGATGGAGGACATTGAGCTTGAATCCCTGGTGAATCCGAATGACCTGGATCATGGAGTTATTGAGGACGATGTAATTGAATCTTCATCGAACTGGGGAACATCCTTCTCACATTGCTCGGGGGATGACTCGGCTGGAGAGAGATCCGCATTTTGTTACACCCCGGAGAGGCTTGTCAGGGCCAGGGAGTACAGAATTTTAACTCCATCGCCGAAGTATTTTTTTGACAGTTGGGCAGACACCGGGATGATGGTCTCGACGTTCAGGGAGACACGTTCGAAGATGCCGAAGTTCAGGAGAAAGCTGGAGAGTCTTATTGATTCGACGAAAATGg AATACTCGATTCCAGGAGCTTCGCAATTAGAAGCCCTCCTGGACTCAACCGCTCCGGAAGTTCGAGTTCCCCTGTCGATTCGTCGATCACGTCGTCATCGAAACTATCAAATAAACAAGACCTTTCAGGAGGTGTCTCCTTCGAAAGAGCTTCTGGAAATCGCCAATCAGGAGAGTCCCATTCGTTGTGAGACACCCGAGCCCGCAAGCAGCAACTCCTCTACTTGTGGGTGCTTGTGCAATAGTTGGGAGGACCGCGAAAAATCATCCCGATCGGTAGACGATACTTCTGGGATACAAAGCAACACGTGGAGTGAAAGTGGCTCTGGCTTTGGGACACCGGTTTGTTTATCTATTGACTTAGGAACGGGTTCCAGGGTCTCCCAGTGCCAG AGTCAGTCCCGGATGATCAACCAGGTAGTCACCCTCCTTGAGGGTCTCCGACCGACGTCCCTCCACCCGCCACAAGTCAACGACCTAATTCAAGACAGATTCGGCCAGAGTTCATCGAGTCACGACTACTTGACGCGTCTTGCATTATCAATCGAAGACGAATCAGACCCAAAACACCCGAGAACCACCGAAGAAGAGCTCAACGAGCTCCGTGATCGTGTACACCAGCTCCAGGAGAACAGTAGATGCATGTACAGAGACCTCGGCCTCCTTCGAATGGACTTTCAGTGTGAAGAAAGAAAACTTGATAATTTACAAAATGAGACTTCGAGATTTCATCGGGATATGGACGAACTCCGTTATCTCGATGATCTACTGAATTTGTTGCGTGGGGAACTGGCGAGAATATCGAGGCGAAATTGGCCCTTCATTCTTGGTCACGATGATTACGACACCGAGGAAATTAATCTGGTGGTGTAA
- the LOC135161102 gene encoding uncharacterized protein LOC135161102 isoform X2, with the protein MFDDEIVVIDDGNEHRQADGNFQWPIANLGCKVQSKWKQKLPTCTNIEHHKISTETRCNRSSCFQNDLRSLCLRAEGISEDDKCICTRLWPTTRKSDTSVTMEDIELESLVNPNDLDHGVIEDDVIESSSNWGTSFSHCSGDDSAGERSAFCYTPERLVRAREYRILTPSPKYFFDSWADTGMMVSTFRETRSKMPKFRRKLESLIDSTKMGASQLEALLDSTAPEVRVPLSIRRSRRHRNYQINKTFQEVSPSKELLEIANQESPIRCETPEPASSNSSTCGCLCNSWEDREKSSRSVDDTSGIQSNTWSESGSGFGTPVCLSIDLGTGSRVSQCQSQSRMINQVVTLLEGLRPTSLHPPQVNDLIQDRFGQSSSSHDYLTRLALSIEDESDPKHPRTTEEELNELRDRVHQLQENSRCMYRDLGLLRMDFQCEERKLDNLQNETSRFHRDMDELRYLDDLLNLLRGELARISRRNWPFILGHDDYDTEEINLVV; encoded by the exons ATGTTTGACGACGAGATAGTGGTAATCGATGACGGCAACGAGCACAGACAAGCTGATGGGAATTTTCAATGGCCCATTGCTAATCTCGGGTGCAAAGTTCAGAGCAAATGGAAGCAAAAACTCCCGACGTGCACAAATATAGAGCATCATAAAATATCCACTGAAACTCGGTGTAATCGTAGTTCTTGTTTTCAAAATGACCTGAGAAGTTTGTGCCTGAGAGCTGAAGGAATAAGTGAAGACGATAAGTGCATTTGTACGAGGCTTTGGCCGACTACGAGGAAGTCTGATACATCGGTTACGATGGAGGACATTGAGCTTGAATCCCTGGTGAATCCGAATGACCTGGATCATGGAGTTATTGAGGACGATGTAATTGAATCTTCATCGAACTGGGGAACATCCTTCTCACATTGCTCGGGGGATGACTCGGCTGGAGAGAGATCCGCATTTTGTTACACCCCGGAGAGGCTTGTCAGGGCCAGGGAGTACAGAATTTTAACTCCATCGCCGAAGTATTTTTTTGACAGTTGGGCAGACACCGGGATGATGGTCTCGACGTTCAGGGAGACACGTTCGAAGATGCCGAAGTTCAGGAGAAAGCTGGAGAGTCTTATTGATTCGACGAAAATGg GAGCTTCGCAATTAGAAGCCCTCCTGGACTCAACCGCTCCGGAAGTTCGAGTTCCCCTGTCGATTCGTCGATCACGTCGTCATCGAAACTATCAAATAAACAAGACCTTTCAGGAGGTGTCTCCTTCGAAAGAGCTTCTGGAAATCGCCAATCAGGAGAGTCCCATTCGTTGTGAGACACCCGAGCCCGCAAGCAGCAACTCCTCTACTTGTGGGTGCTTGTGCAATAGTTGGGAGGACCGCGAAAAATCATCCCGATCGGTAGACGATACTTCTGGGATACAAAGCAACACGTGGAGTGAAAGTGGCTCTGGCTTTGGGACACCGGTTTGTTTATCTATTGACTTAGGAACGGGTTCCAGGGTCTCCCAGTGCCAG AGTCAGTCCCGGATGATCAACCAGGTAGTCACCCTCCTTGAGGGTCTCCGACCGACGTCCCTCCACCCGCCACAAGTCAACGACCTAATTCAAGACAGATTCGGCCAGAGTTCATCGAGTCACGACTACTTGACGCGTCTTGCATTATCAATCGAAGACGAATCAGACCCAAAACACCCGAGAACCACCGAAGAAGAGCTCAACGAGCTCCGTGATCGTGTACACCAGCTCCAGGAGAACAGTAGATGCATGTACAGAGACCTCGGCCTCCTTCGAATGGACTTTCAGTGTGAAGAAAGAAAACTTGATAATTTACAAAATGAGACTTCGAGATTTCATCGGGATATGGACGAACTCCGTTATCTCGATGATCTACTGAATTTGTTGCGTGGGGAACTGGCGAGAATATCGAGGCGAAATTGGCCCTTCATTCTTGGTCACGATGATTACGACACCGAGGAAATTAATCTGGTGGTGTAA